Part of the Caretta caretta isolate rCarCar2 chromosome 7, rCarCar1.hap1, whole genome shotgun sequence genome is shown below.
ccatgctggcagaactcctGTTGCTGTATACAGTGTCTCCAATAGGAGGCTTGGCTGGCATGGCTATCCCAGGCCAGGCTGTGgtagtgtagaaaagcccttgATTATCACAGTGTATCAGATCACAAAGTAGTTGGACAAATCAGGAGTTTGGTTGAAGAGCattataatattttgcatttatactgATAACGCACCACACAGCGGCAGCATACTCCAGTGGGACTGGGAGTCCAGAGTCTATTCCCTGACTTtatgacctttggcaagtcacttaatctttctggtcctgattcagcagtccatccctattcagcctaccacttaagcacatgcttaactttaggcatgtgcttgAATCTCATTAGCGTCAATGGAACTTAAGCTTAAGTGACAGGTTGAATAGGGACAAACTCCAGTACATATGTAAATGCTTTGCTTAATTTGGGCCTCTCTGTTTTCACATCTATTTATTGGGGACACCTATACCCAGCTACTCTCATAGTGTGCTTTGATATCCTTGGGAAGAAGGTTCTATAGAAATGCAACATATCTCAGAGTTCTTCGCAAATATGAAGCCTCAGCTCAGCCCTTACAAATAAGTTAAGCCTAATAGAAATAGGTAGACATATGAAAATGTATAGACAGTCCAAAAACAACTAACACTGatccctctctttctttttgtgATATACACTTCAATAGTTTCTCTTAAGTATTTGGAAGTCACTTGTAACATGATGATGAATAAAGCAAATGTAGTTTTAGGTATTATGAACAGTTTACAATTGTAGAAGATGCCCTGTAGAAGGATATAACTGTTAAATATCAATATCCTACAAAACATTCTGTAGGTAATACATGAATAGCTTGATAAGATGTTGGTATTCTGCACTTCGTGTGTGTGTGGGCTGAAGTGTACATATATACAGGTTAATGCAAGGTCCTTTTAGTTGCTGCAGATATTAGCTGCGTGTGTCATTAATAGGTAAATAGAACAatcatgtcttttttttaatcacatttatATAACTTGGAAACTGAATGCTGTCTTTGGGATCTATGTCCCCTGGGTCCAGGTTGTTACTGGAACTATCTAATGTGACTTAAAGTGCGGGTTCCAGTGGGTTAATACTTACATTAGCAATGGCTATGATTCCCCCTTTCCTTACAAGACGTAAACATTTTTCATAGTACTCATTGTAACTCTGTTTATCTGAATCTATGAAAGCAAAGTCATAGGTCCCAGCTTCACCATCTGCCAGTAGTTCATCTAGACAGGAAACAAAGTGTGTTGTGATGCCCTGGTTTAACGCTGAATAAAGGGATGAGACAATCCATGTGTGTCAAGGCTCAGAGTCTACAAGGGTCTGGAGAAGCTTACTATCCAATTTTAAAAGCAGCCAGAGCCATAGTGTAGACTGTAGACATGATACTCCTAAATTTGGTTGAGTAAGAGCAGATCAGGATCCTTTAAACTGGGTTTACGCTACTTCTCCTGTTAGTTTTAAAATCAGCTTAGCTGAACTGGTTTAAAAGCTGGTTAGAAATTTTCTCCCTGTAGAAAGACCCTGGATGTTAAATGAATTTTCAGATTGACCAATCAACTGCTGACCACAGTGTTGTAAGTTGGGTCATGCAGAATTCTTACCCAGAAGGCCTTTCGTGGACTTTGCCTGAACATGCATAACCTTTGTGTAATCACAGATGGCAGCAAGGGGTGGTCACCCAGTGGGCTTTTCTCAGGAGTCTCTCattccattttcccttttttggGCCAAAACAAGCAGAACTGGGGTCTGTTAAAACTTTCTTACGCTGCACTCTGGCTGACAGCTCCACACTGGAACTGTCAGCTGCAGAGACCATGGCTCTGGTCCTCCTGAGGGCactggaagctgagagagaagtaCTTGGCTGTTTATAGCCACACCCACCACCGTGTGTTTTGGGAGGGGACCCCATTTGGAATCTCACTCCCCATTGCAGCATCTCAGTAGTGACCTCCAcagaggagaaggggaagagagataGGGTGTTGAGAGGGTATGAAGGAGCAAGGAGCTCATGCAAGTTATCTGCCCCTCTCAAATTGCTTTGCACCCTCTTGTTTTGGAAAACAACTCATGAGGCCTTTTCTGCATGGGGTTAAAGTCAGCAGACAGCCCTGTTGTTATCAGAGTTTGTCTGGGTATGCtggagagcagaatgtggcccagaCAGGGCTAATGTTTGTGCCAGAAGAGAGTGGGTGACAGGCCGCATTAGTCTAGCTACCAGGGAGGACAGCAGCATCAGTCACACTAAGAAGACACTGCCCCATGTGCTAGACTGCTGCTGGACAGTTATTTCTCTTAAAGACACTTCTTCTGAAAAGCTGAGTGTTGGCAAAGCAGCAGCATCCACTGGTGGAATAGATCATTGGCATTCACAATGGGAATAAACCgcttttctgacagaaaatttcCCTCCCTAATGCTGCTCCCCTGTGAAACAGTGCTTCCTATTATACAAACTTGCTCTGCATCTGCCTCTTCCGTGGTCTTGGAAGGCTTTGCTTCCTCCTGACCACGAATACCAAACTGAATTTCCCCAGATCAGAAATGTCCTGCCTCTGATGCTTGTACGCTAGTTTCTCGACTCCCTCTGCATCTTTCGCTCCTCGGAGAAGACTTTGCTTGCCTAGAATAAACAGATAATCACTTAGAATAGACACTTCATGGGAGAGAAATTGGGCTTTGTCCAATTTAAATCCATCTTAAGCAGCTTTCCCTGTGATAGAATCAGCAAGACAATACCTCTTTTAATATTAAACACAGCAATGGGTTGAGTGGGTAAGTGACCAATCTAACAACGGATGGTGGACGAACAGTtatccactctctctctctctctctcccccagtatCCGGAAACAGCTGAACTCTTCCTAAATTTCCTTTATATAACAGAGAAGCTGCCCACTGTGACTGATGAAATTGCGTGTTCACCTTTGCTATACAACTCCTAATCTCAGACTTCACATGAGGGACTTCTCCCCAGCCTCGGTCTTCAGCCTGTACTTTTCATATTTGTTATGTTACCTACCAAGTGTTTGAATTGCTGGTTTATACCGCAAGTCTATTTTATGCTCCACTCCTGCCTGAAACGAAAGAGGAAAGGGATTTGATGGAAATAGTTGTGAAATATCTTAAAGTGGGACGCACTCAGAAAAGTCACCATAAAACTGGAGATCCCATACCTACTCTCCCTGTTACTTCCAGAATTCATATAACATTTGGTCGAACAGGCCAAGTTTACCAAGTTGCCTCAACTATACTATAGTGCCTAAAGTGAATGCTCACATTCTGTGACACTTGGATTTGGGTGGATAAGTTGGGTAACCCTATAACTACCTGATTCTTTCCTGCAGCGGCCACATATACACGTCTGAGACTTAGAGGGAAACAGAATTAAGCCCTCCTGGAACATACTCCTACAATTCTGAGCACTCCTATTCAGAGCATGCAGCATTTAGGGACGGGCAGagactatttacctctttccacagCGGCTTTCCAATACTGATGTAATCTTCATTTATATCGCAGGCAACGACTTTGCCATCATCTGGCAAGACTAGTGCCATGTTTAAGGTATTATAGCCTGTAAAAACACCTAGAAAACACATGAGAGAAAGATGTAAGACTCATTTGACCATGAAAACTGATTTAACTGTggacaagaagggttttttttattaaagaataaaaccCTCAGAAGAGCTGAGGATCCCAAATTACTCATGAATTAATGCTGTCCGTCCCATTACCATGGTAGCATTGTGTAGCTGCTGAAGCCCAATGGACTAGTGGCTGTGAACTCGTTAGTTCTCTAGCTAAATTTACAGCTTTCGTCTGTCAAGGGTCTCCTGGCCTCAGAGTACCATCCTGTATGGCATGAGTTTGACTTTAGGGCGTCTCTGAAGGGAaaaaggaagaggagggaagggagcCATGGCCAGCATAGCACACTGAATCCTCGTGGGCTGTGTCTGTTGTTCTCTACCTGCAGTAGTTGGCAGCTGCTGTGGATTCTCTAGCCCTGAAAAACAGGGGCTTGAGAATCTCCCTTAGGTCCACCCAAGCCAAGCCCTTTCACTTGGGCTTTGCTTTCTTCTTCCGCTTTTGTCCCATGGTGCTTTCCATGTAAGCCGCTCACACTGCTGTACTGTCAGCCTTGAATTAGGCTTCACCACACCCCTGAGAggctgctattatccccattgtacagatgaggaaactgaggcagggaagtcAGGGTCAACACTTTCAGGCATGGCCACTGATATTAAGTACCCAAACTGTGTCCCCTGGCACCTGATTTccggaggtgctgagcactcaccacTGCAGTTGATGTCAGCGGGGGCTGGTGATTTACAGCACCTTTAAGAATCAGGAACAGGTGTCTCAACTTGGGCACCCAATATCAGTGGTCACTATTGAAAAtttgacttgccccaggtcagagGCAAGAAGCTAACTGAAGGATCCTGCTCTGACCACCTCCCATCACCCTTGGTGTTCTTTGGTAGGCTTGGTGAAGCAGGGAATTATGCTGATATAGCTTCCAAATGATCGGTGTTGGGCCATGCCCTAGCAAACGTGCATTCTTACCTATTTCAATAGCTTTCTTGGCTTTGATGAGTTTGGCCAAGTTTGCCATAAGCTGGGCCTGGTCACAAGACACCATCATTCTACTCCAGGGATGGTCCAAGGTGAGCTAGCAAAGGAAATGATACAAAACTGAAAGGAAGCAGGAAAAGTAAAACTACCCTGAAGTTGCTCTTTCAGGCAGACCCCAAGAGCCCAATGTGATCCTCGGGGTGAGGACAGCATTGGGGTTTATTATTACTGTTGATCTCAGAGAAGCAATTTCTCTTCATTTACCAAAGAAGATACACGTATAAGCAGCTACCATTGTTGTGGGCAAACTTAACAGTGAGGGTAAGTAACCATAGGAGCAACTTACGTAGGGATAGGGGGAATTCTCTGTTACCTGAAGTCTCAAAATCAAGATTGCTGTCTTTCTACAAGTCAcgctctagctcagccagaagctatgggcttgatgcaagaaTTGCTGGCTGGAATTCTATGGCCTTCTAtgactagaggatcataatgggtctttctggccttaaaatcaacacatttgttttctacttaaatattttatatagggAGCAATGCAATGATTATGGAGGGGTAGTTTAGCCCAGTGGATAAGGCACTGCcctaccctgccctgccctgggacccaggagagctgggttctattctggcCTTCTGGGTGCCATGGGGCAAGCCACTTCAGTAGTGGGAATCAGGTACTTAAAGAGCTTTGAGACTCTGGGCCTTAGATACCACTACAAATCTGCATACCAGTGGATAGAGAAAAGGCAGTTCTTTGGGGACTAGCAGATCTATGTACTGGACACAGACACAGGCACAAACAATATTGAAATgcctcaatctatttagtttcacaaagaaaaggttaaagggCGACTTgtttacagtctgtaagtacctacgtggggaacaaatatttaataatgagctcttcaagctagcagagaaaggtctaacatgatccaatggctggaagttgaagctagacaaattcagacaggaaataaagcaTGCATTTTTGACAGCGTAATTAACGatcagaacaatttaccaaaggtcgtggtggattctctatcactgatcattttaaaattaagattggatgtttttctaaaagagccactctaagaattattttggggcagttctctggcctgtgttatacaggaggtcaaactaggtgatcacagtggtgccttctggccatgGACTCTATGAATCATGGGACATTAATAGCAGTACTGTATACACACCACGCTCCACAAAACGTATCATGAGAAAAACACTGACCAGTCGCAGCTTCTTTAGGACTGGATGCTCCCGCAGAGAGTGATCCAATATGTATTGCCATAACGGGCTCCCTTTTCCAAGAAGAGTCTTGGATGATCGGGGAATTCCAAAAGCTAAAAATGGATATTTTTTacctataaaaaaaattaagatattaAAAGGTTTTGTGTCTCAATGGAAAAAGTTTGCAATGACCAGTTATGCCTTGAGCAAATAAAGACCAAGAAAACTGCCACTGAAGGCTAACAGAACCTTGCTCTGCAAACCCCCTAGACAGCTCAGGGGATTGGCAGTAGGATTAGAGGTTTTTCACCTCTAAAGCGTCTGTTCAAATCCAGCCTAGGTCTGCAGTGACTGTAAGCTGACGCTGATGTCGTTCAGTGGCTGATTTTGCCATGAGACGGCACGTTtaattcaaggatctcaaagcatttttccTAATAATATCCCTGCTTTACAgaggggcaaactgaggcacagagaggtctgGTGACTTGCCACGATGACCCAGCGAGTCAGTGACAGAGCGAGGGACAGAACACGAGCATCCTAGTCCCTGTTCCTCTGCTCAGACCATGCTTCCTCTCACCCCAGCTGATGGGAGAAAATTATCAGCTGCTCTTCTCACCAAAAGAAAAAGCCAAGACCAGGATGCTAAGATGGCAATTTCCAATGTGCTAAGGAGGATACATGTCTGTCTGCAGTCATCCTGCAAGGGGAGGGCTGAGACAGCTCACAGCAGATTTGCTAAGCCCTGGGCCTTTTAATCCTGAGCAGAAGAGCTAGTGGGAGGTGTGCTTTGCAGCCTATTGTAGTGCAGTGGCGTAGTGGGTTATACAGACAGACTGGGCCCTTAACAGCATTGTATATTTACTGCCAGAGCGTAGTCAAATCTTGGCCTATAACCCAGTCCTTGTGTTCAGTTCTTGCTAGAAAAGGTCTTTTGGAGAGGACACTCTATCTTGCTATTCACTCTGAGTAGGTTCCCATGTATgcataaaaacaacgaggagttcggtggcaccttaaagactaacagatttatttgggcataagctttcgcgggtaaactcccccccccccacttcttcaTGCATCTACATGATGATGCATGCATCTTCCTGCAACCCAATCTTCTTCAtgcagctacccctctgatacttggcaccgTGTATACATAATGCAACCACAAAATGGGGTAGATGTTTGCTTTTACTGTTCAGCTTATTGAGAACAGACAGACAGTACAAACTGTGAAGCTAAAGCTCAGATCCTGATTTTCCTATACGGGGTCTGtttggagcctggactctgggtCACGATATTATGGAAATAGGCGCTAGTTGCAAATTGTTGACAACTCTTGTGAGTTTCACAGTATTTGGTCTCTCTTTCCCAGCTGCAATCACATGattccaagaagaaaaggagtacttgtggcaccttagagactaaccaatttatttgagcatgagctttcgtgagctacagctcacttcatcggatgcattcagtggaaactgcagaagacattatatacacagagaccatgaaacaataccttctcccaccccactctcctgctggtaatagcttatctaaagtgatcactctccttacaatgtgtatgaaaatcaaggtgggcccatttccagcacaaatccaggttttctcacccccccgccccatacacacacacacacacacacatacacacacacacacaaactcactctcctgctggtaatagcttatccaaagtgaccactctccctacaatgtgcacgataatcaaggtgggccatttccagcacaaatccaggtcttctcacccccaccccccccgacacacacacaaactcactctcctgctggtaatagctcatccaaactgaccactctctttacaatgtgtatgataatcgaggtgggccatttccagcataaatccaagtttaaccagaacatccggggggaggggggtaggagaaaacaaggggaaataggctaccttgcataatgacttagccactcccaatctctatttaagcctaaattaatagtatccaacacctacaagatctctatcaagcattcttacaactacaatacccacctgcggaagtgaagaaacagattgataagagccagaagagttcccagaagtcacctactacaggacaggcctaacaaagaaaataacagaacgccactagccatcaccttcagcccccaactaaaacccctccgacgcattattaaggatctacaagctatcctgaaggatgacccaacactctcacaaatcttgggagacaggctggtccttgcctacagacagccccccaacctgaagcaaatactcaccaacaacaacacaccacacaacagaaccactaacccaggaacctatccttgcaacaaagcccgttgccaactgtgcccacatatctattcaggggacaccatcacagggcttaataacatcagccacactatcagaggctcgttcacctgcacatccaccaatgtgatatatgccatcatgtgccagcaatgtccctctgtcatgtacactggtcaaactggacagtctctacgtaaaagaataaatggacacaaatcagatgtcaagaattataacattcataaaccagttggagaacacttcaatctctctggtcacgcagttacagacatgaaggtcgctatcttacaacaaaaaaacttcaaatccagactccagcgagaaactgctgaattggaattcatttgcaaattggatactattaatttaggcttaaatagagactgggagtggctaagtcattatgcaaggtagcttatttccccttgttttttcctacccccccccgacgttctggttaaacttggatttatgctggaaatggcccacctcaattatcatacacattgtaaggagagtggtcagtttggatgagctattaccagcaggagagtgagtttgtgtgtgtgtcgggggggggggggggtgagaagacctggatttgtgctggaaatggcccaccttgattatcgtgcacattgtagggagagtggtcactttggataagctattaccagcaggagagtgagtttgtgtgtgtgtggtttttttttggggggggggggtgagaaaacctggatttgtgctggaaatggcccaccttgattatcatacactttgtaaggagagtgatcactttagataggctattaccagcaggagagtggggtgggaggaggtattgtttcatggtctctgtgtatataatgtcttctgcagtttccactgaatgcatccgatgaagtgagctgtagctcacaaaagcttatgctcaaataaattggtcagtctctaaggtgccacaagtactcctcttctttttgcaaatacagactaagactAAGACTGTTACTCTGATTCCAAGAGactctcaacttttttttttttaaagaaagtttagcCCTTATTgttgcagagggaaaaaaaaaaaaaacttgaacatGGGACTCCTAAAGGATCAGAACCCAAGTTTTATTTTTCTGCAAACCTCATGATTTGTAAGCCAAATCTCACGATTTTCAATGCTTGGGGCTAGCTATACTGCAGGATGCGCAGCATGCAATCTTGCCCAATGTGCACAGGGTTTGCCATGGATTCCGATAAGTGCTAATCCTACAATGAGATCTGCTAGTGCAAACCCATGCAGAGTCCTAAGACAGGCAAAGGAGTCCACCCGAGTCactctcattgcaggatcaggattttATTTGGTCTCCTGCCTCAGGCAGTGGCCAGCTTCTGACACGGGAAGGTGAACCAGCCAGCGTGCCCCTGGGCAGTGCTTGGGGACTGGAGTAAggggaattccttcctgagccCATGCCCAACCTGGGAGTTGTCAGCCTGTGACCTGAAGCATAAGATTCCATTACCCTCGTTAAAAAGGATATTGTTAATCTCCAGGCCTTTTGAAAAATTTAACCACAACCTTTAAGTCTATAGAaagctctctcttctctctccccctcgcGCTCTCCCTATACAATATTCTGCACCTTCACTTGGCTAACATTCTAGAAGCCAGCAGTTTTAAGGCCGGCGCCGTCAGCcctttttcctctccccttcccccagcatctAGTAAATTACTTTCTCACCCACGCGCGcgcagacacttttttttttttaaaatgggtggtAAAGTGCGGCTGGATGGAGCACACTTGGTGGCTGTGCTTTGAATCAGAGCGCTGCCTCCTTCTGTTCAACGCGAGCTCACTTCTGGCCCTGGGTCTGGGAACTGGGAGGGTGTGGTGGATTTTATAGATCCGAGAAGAAAGCAGCGCTTACCTGCTAAGACTCCAGTAGCAAAAGCAACCCCTAGGACTGCAGTTCCAATGGCCATTTCTTTAGTTATACTGAAAAAGGGCATTTTGGGTAACGGAGGAagaaggaaacagcagcaagatTCAAAATGGATGTTGTTGCGTGCTGCAGCTTTAAGACCAATGACTAACTCACTGAGTGCATTAGGGTTCCTCAGCTAGTAAGCATCACGTGTTTGCAGGGCCTGAGCAAGCATTGCAGCCACGTGATGATCACAaactacagtggggagagagcaACATCTACAGGCAAGAACAAACAGGGCTTGCTgtaattctttttatttatgaGCACTGGCATCTTACAGTGGAGAAGCGAGGCACTCTGAATGAGGCATGAAATCATCATAAACTCAGGTTACAAGTCAGTGCTTGCAAAATTAGCATTTAAATGTTCTAAGGGAATCCAAAGCAATCTCCACTGCAATTGTGGAATCTAATTTTGCAATTACTGGGGAATCTCTGGTTTGGATTACAACAGCCTCAGGCTCTGGGAGATGAAAAAATAGTTAGCAGCGTGACTATAAAGGTCTGcaatatttattgttttataGGCAGGGTGTTTGTTTCTGTTAAGATGAATAAATAACTTTGCACCTGGAGGGTCTCAATATTAAAGAAGTTGGTGTAAAATACTTCCAGGGTCTGCAAGACCCAGCTACGTAGGGGCAGTGTGGTCGGGCCATTGGACTGAGAGATTTGGGTTTATTCCCAGCTCTATAgtaacctgctgtgtgaccttgcacaagccacttctttttctttccttcccctcccaccctgtgtctgtctgttttgattgtaagctgtctggggcagggagtctCACACTACCTGCATCTAGTCCAGTGGGGCTCAGACAGAAACTGCAGGTGCTACTGTAGCacatatacaaataataaataatgcagcACCTTTCACCTGAATCCCAACTGTATCAAGAAGTACTCTGTAATAGAGTGGCCTGCTTTGGTAAGGCCAAGAGGCCAGGTTCTAGCCAGCCCTCTTCAGTCAGCCCAACCTGTGCCATTCTTAGTTTCCTTCCATTCTAAGGGGACTGGACTAATTGGGGCCAGGTGACAGCCTGAAACTCTGGGCCCTCATAAAAGGGCTCAGAAAAGTCTGTAGAACTACAGAGAACAAGTTAGGCTCTTACGGAAAGCCTGGAAGTTGGGTCTGGAAGGACTCCAGGGAAGAAGCTTGCAAGTCAGGGCTTTGTCTCAGAGGGGCTGAGTCTGTGAagggggagagggctccggggAAGTAACCTGGAAATTGGGCCTCCATCCTGGAGACTTAAAGGTAACCCAAGAGGGGCTGGGAACGGAA
Proteins encoded:
- the COMTD1 gene encoding catechol O-methyltransferase domain-containing protein 1 → MPFFSITKEMAIGTAVLGVAFATGVLAGKKYPFLAFGIPRSSKTLLGKGSPLWQYILDHSLREHPVLKKLRLLTLDHPWSRMMVSCDQAQLMANLAKLIKAKKAIEIGVFTGYNTLNMALVLPDDGKVVACDINEDYISIGKPLWKEAGVEHKIDLRYKPAIQTLDELLADGEAGTYDFAFIDSDKQSYNEYYEKCLRLVRKGGIIAIANVLWHGKVLKPSKNDLETQSLHHLNEKIFRDVRVNISMLPMGDGVTLAFKL